One segment of Pseudomonas asgharzadehiana DNA contains the following:
- a CDS encoding YchJ family protein, with amino-acid sequence MSTSICPCGSGNLLDACCGHYHAGHPAPCASALMRSRYSAYVLGLVDYLVATTLPAQQAGLDRDAIGAWSAQSTWLGLEVESSEVFGGQPEHAFVTFTARWHDSSGEHSHREQSSFVQNDGRWYFIDPTVEVKTGRNDACLCGSGQKFKKCCSSYL; translated from the coding sequence ATGAGTACATCCATTTGCCCCTGCGGCAGTGGCAACCTGCTGGACGCCTGCTGCGGCCATTATCACGCCGGCCATCCCGCGCCCTGCGCCAGCGCACTGATGCGTTCGCGCTACAGCGCCTATGTGCTGGGCCTGGTGGACTATCTGGTTGCCACTACGTTGCCCGCGCAACAGGCCGGCCTCGACCGTGACGCCATCGGCGCCTGGAGCGCGCAAAGCACCTGGCTCGGCCTTGAAGTGGAAAGCTCCGAGGTATTCGGCGGCCAGCCGGAACATGCCTTCGTGACCTTTACCGCACGCTGGCATGACAGCAGCGGCGAACATAGTCACCGCGAGCAGTCGTCTTTCGTACAGAATGACGGGCGCTGGTACTTCATCGACCCGACGGTGGAAGTGAAAACCGGACGCAACGATGCGTGCCTGTGCGGCAGCGGGCAAAAATTCAAGAAGTGCTGCTCCAGCTATCTCTGA
- a CDS encoding LEA type 2 family protein translates to MLRIYSLMLALTFGLTGCTSWFEDDSPPPHVSLVKVEVVRAKLLEQKFKLYFRVDNRDDADLTVRGLIYKVTLDDFVLTEGESNEWLTVPPRGHGFFKVSVRTNLWPQIRDVVQMLKKPRKPVPYRLEGELKTGLFIGYDVQVAHNGEIIPGDFIPEQHR, encoded by the coding sequence ATGCTCCGGATCTACAGCTTGATGCTGGCGTTAACGTTCGGCCTGACCGGGTGTACGTCGTGGTTCGAAGACGATTCGCCGCCGCCCCATGTCTCCCTGGTCAAGGTCGAAGTGGTGCGGGCCAAGCTGCTGGAGCAGAAATTCAAGCTGTACTTTCGCGTAGACAATCGCGACGACGCCGACCTGACCGTGCGTGGCCTGATCTACAAAGTGACCCTGGACGACTTTGTGCTCACCGAAGGCGAGTCCAACGAATGGCTCACCGTACCTCCTCGCGGCCATGGGTTTTTCAAGGTATCGGTGCGCACCAACCTCTGGCCGCAGATACGGGATGTGGTGCAGATGCTGAAAAAACCCCGCAAACCCGTGCCTTATCGTCTGGAAGGCGAGCTGAAAACCGGATTATTCATCGGTTATGACGTGCAGGTGGCCCACAATGGCGAGATAATCCCCGGCGATTTTATTCCGGAGCAACATCGATGA
- a CDS encoding ligase-associated DNA damage response exonuclease: MDLVIARPEGLYCPAADVYIDPWRPVERAVITHAHGDHARTGNEHYLAAAPGEGILRSRLGQDINLQTLAYGEKLLHHGVTLSFHPAGHVLGSAQVRLEYQGEVWVASGDYKVEPDGTCAPFEPVRCHTFITESTFGLPIYRWQPQAQIFAGINDWWQANIAAGKASVLFCYSFGKAQRILHGIDAGIGPILSHGAVEPLNRVYREAGVYIPETLYAGDFKKTDPLLRQALIIAPPSAGGSSWIRRFGDYSDAFASGWMRLRGTRRRRGVDRGFVLSDHADWPGLLWAIEQTGAERVMVTHGSVGVLVRHLREKGLDAQGFSTEYGDDEEEASA, from the coding sequence ATGGACCTCGTCATCGCCCGCCCCGAAGGCCTCTATTGCCCCGCCGCAGATGTCTACATCGACCCCTGGCGCCCGGTGGAACGCGCGGTCATCACCCACGCCCACGGCGATCACGCCCGTACCGGCAACGAGCATTACCTGGCGGCGGCCCCCGGCGAAGGCATCCTGCGCTCACGTCTGGGCCAGGACATCAACCTGCAAACCCTGGCCTACGGTGAAAAACTGCTGCATCACGGCGTCACCCTGAGTTTCCACCCCGCCGGGCATGTACTCGGCTCGGCGCAGGTGCGCCTGGAATACCAGGGCGAAGTCTGGGTCGCGTCCGGCGACTACAAGGTCGAACCCGATGGCACCTGCGCGCCTTTCGAACCGGTGCGTTGCCACACCTTTATCACCGAGTCGACCTTTGGCCTGCCGATCTACCGCTGGCAGCCCCAGGCGCAGATCTTCGCCGGGATCAATGACTGGTGGCAGGCGAACATCGCGGCCGGCAAGGCCAGCGTGCTGTTCTGCTATTCCTTCGGCAAGGCGCAGCGCATCCTGCACGGCATCGATGCCGGCATCGGCCCGATCCTCAGCCACGGCGCGGTCGAACCCTTGAACCGGGTGTACCGCGAGGCCGGCGTCTATATCCCCGAAACCCTCTATGCCGGTGATTTCAAAAAGACCGACCCCTTGCTGCGCCAAGCCCTGATCATTGCCCCGCCCTCCGCCGGCGGCAGCAGTTGGATACGCCGCTTCGGCGATTACAGTGATGCGTTCGCCAGCGGCTGGATGCGCCTGCGGGGCACACGGCGGCGGCGTGGCGTGGACCGTGGCTTTGTGCTGTCCGATCACGCCGATTGGCCGGGCCTGTTGTGGGCTATCGAACAAACCGGCGCAGAGCGGGTGATGGTCACCCACGGTTCTGTAGGCGTATTGGTGCGGCACCTGCGGGAAAAAGGCCTGGACGCCCAGGGGTTCAGCACTGAATACGGCGATGACGAAGAGGAAGCCAGCGCATGA
- the dinG gene encoding ATP-dependent DNA helicase DinG, translated as MISTELKTTIQGAYSRFLEAKSLKPRYGQRLMIAEVAKVLGDIDTDDEGRREGEPAVVAVEAGTGTGKTVAYSLAAIPTAKAAGKRLVIATATVALQEQIVYKDLPDLMRNSGLNFTFALAKGRGRYMCLSKLDVLLQEGHAQTATASLFEEEGFKIEVDEVSQKLFTSMIEKLAGNKWDGDRDSWPTALEDADWARLTTDHSQCTNRHCPNFGQCAFYKAREGMGKVDVIVTNHDMVLADLALGGGAVLPDPRDTLYVFDEGHHLPDKAIGHFAHYTRLRSTADWLESTAKNLTKLLAQHPLPGDLGKLIEQVPELAREIKTQQQFMFSACEQVADFKPGEDVEGRERPRHRFVGGMIPEHMREMGIELKKGFSRLTDLFTRLTDLLKEGMDGEVNIGIASNQAEEWYPLFGSLLSRAQGNWELWTAFTVEDPEDNPPMARWLTLSESGALFDIEVNASPILAAEMLRRNLWNVAYGCLVTSATLTALGTFDRFRMRAGLPKKAVTAVVPSPFHHADAGVLRVPDLKADPRDAAAHTAAIIRDLPELVQGSRGTLVLFSSRKQMQDVFDGLDRDWRKQVFIQGNLSKQETLNKHKARVDGGDSSVLFGLASFAEGVDLPGAYCEHVVIAKIPFSVPDDPVEAALAEWIEARGGNPFMEISVPDASLKLVQACGRLLRTEEDRGTITLLDRRLVTQRYGKAILNALPPFRREIS; from the coding sequence ATGATCAGCACTGAACTCAAAACCACGATCCAGGGCGCCTATTCGCGTTTTCTCGAAGCCAAAAGCTTGAAACCGCGCTATGGCCAACGCCTGATGATCGCCGAAGTGGCCAAGGTCCTCGGGGATATCGACACCGACGATGAAGGTCGCCGCGAAGGTGAGCCCGCGGTCGTGGCCGTCGAGGCCGGCACCGGTACAGGCAAGACCGTGGCCTATAGCCTGGCGGCGATTCCGACCGCCAAGGCCGCCGGCAAGCGCCTGGTGATCGCCACCGCCACCGTCGCCCTGCAGGAGCAGATCGTCTACAAAGACCTGCCCGACCTGATGCGCAACAGCGGCCTGAACTTTACCTTCGCCCTGGCCAAGGGGCGTGGCCGCTATATGTGCCTGTCCAAGCTCGACGTGTTGTTGCAGGAAGGCCACGCGCAAACCGCCACGGCGTCGCTGTTCGAAGAAGAAGGCTTCAAGATCGAGGTTGATGAAGTCAGCCAGAAGCTGTTTACCAGCATGATCGAGAAACTGGCCGGCAACAAATGGGACGGCGACCGCGACAGCTGGCCCACCGCCCTGGAAGACGCCGACTGGGCGCGCCTGACCACCGACCACAGCCAATGCACCAATCGCCATTGCCCCAACTTTGGCCAGTGCGCTTTCTACAAGGCCCGCGAGGGTATGGGCAAGGTCGACGTGATTGTCACCAACCACGACATGGTGCTGGCCGACCTGGCCCTGGGCGGCGGCGCCGTGCTGCCCGACCCGCGCGACACCCTCTACGTGTTCGACGAAGGCCATCACCTGCCGGACAAGGCCATCGGTCACTTTGCCCACTACACGCGCCTGCGCTCCACCGCCGACTGGCTGGAGTCCACCGCCAAGAACCTCACCAAGCTGCTGGCCCAGCACCCGCTGCCCGGCGATTTGGGCAAGCTGATCGAACAAGTGCCGGAGCTGGCGCGGGAGATCAAGACCCAACAGCAATTCATGTTCAGTGCCTGCGAACAGGTGGCCGACTTCAAGCCCGGCGAAGACGTGGAAGGCCGCGAGCGGCCGCGCCACCGTTTTGTCGGCGGGATGATCCCCGAGCACATGCGCGAAATGGGCATCGAGCTGAAGAAGGGTTTTTCACGCTTGACCGACCTGTTCACGCGCCTGACCGACCTGCTCAAGGAAGGCATGGATGGCGAAGTCAATATCGGCATCGCCAGCAACCAGGCCGAAGAATGGTACCCGCTGTTCGGCAGCCTGTTGTCCCGCGCCCAGGGTAACTGGGAGTTGTGGACCGCCTTTACCGTTGAAGACCCTGAAGACAACCCGCCCATGGCCCGTTGGCTGACCCTGTCGGAAAGCGGTGCGTTGTTTGATATCGAAGTCAACGCCAGCCCGATCCTCGCCGCCGAAATGCTGCGCCGCAACCTGTGGAACGTGGCTTACGGCTGCCTGGTGACTTCCGCCACGCTGACCGCCCTGGGCACCTTCGATCGCTTCCGCATGCGCGCCGGGTTGCCGAAAAAAGCCGTCACTGCGGTAGTGCCGAGCCCCTTCCACCACGCGGATGCCGGCGTGCTGCGGGTACCCGATCTCAAGGCCGACCCACGGGACGCAGCGGCGCACACCGCTGCGATCATCCGCGACCTGCCGGAGCTGGTGCAAGGTTCGCGCGGCACCCTGGTGCTGTTCTCCTCACGCAAACAAATGCAGGACGTGTTCGACGGCCTGGATCGCGACTGGCGCAAGCAGGTGTTTATCCAGGGCAACCTGTCCAAACAGGAAACCCTCAACAAACACAAGGCACGGGTAGATGGTGGCGACTCCAGCGTGCTGTTCGGCCTGGCGAGTTTTGCCGAGGGCGTGGACTTGCCCGGTGCCTACTGTGAACACGTGGTGATCGCCAAAATCCCGTTTTCGGTGCCGGATGATCCGGTCGAGGCGGCGTTGGCCGAATGGATCGAAGCGCGTGGCGGTAACCCGTTCATGGAAATCTCCGTGCCGGATGCCTCTCTGAAACTGGTGCAGGCCTGCGGGCGCTTGCTGCGTACCGAAGAAGACCGCGGCACTATCACCTTGCTCGACCGTCGCTTGGTCACTCAGCGCTACGGCAAAGCTATCCTTAATGCTTTGCCGCCCTTCAGGCGCGAAATTTCTTAA
- a CDS encoding DUF6231 family protein, which yields MTAGISARTPQQALAALLDLHQPKCLLLLGASRFPALDAFIEAHPETQVSVAGPGALPAELAAQRFDLALVVDCLEHLSKPQGLTLLGGIRNLNASRIAVLVDLAACDWKDTDFFSLALEAGERFQRDEQVLTLFTYDLLDYKQVPDWLNARFWANPENFGKYWW from the coding sequence ATGACCGCTGGTATTTCTGCCCGTACACCCCAGCAGGCGCTGGCCGCCTTGCTGGATCTGCACCAGCCAAAATGCCTGTTATTGTTGGGCGCCAGCCGGTTTCCGGCGCTGGATGCGTTCATAGAAGCGCATCCCGAGACGCAGGTGTCCGTCGCCGGGCCCGGGGCGCTGCCTGCGGAGTTGGCCGCGCAGCGTTTTGACCTGGCGCTGGTGGTCGACTGCCTGGAGCACCTGTCAAAACCGCAAGGCCTGACCTTGCTCGGCGGTATTCGCAACCTCAATGCCAGCCGCATTGCGGTGCTGGTAGACCTGGCGGCCTGCGACTGGAAGGACACCGACTTCTTCTCACTGGCCCTGGAGGCCGGCGAACGCTTCCAGCGTGATGAACAGGTGTTGACGCTGTTTACCTATGATCTGCTTGACTATAAACAGGTGCCGGACTGGCTTAACGCGCGGTTCTGGGCCAACCCGGAAAACTTTGGCAAGTATTGGTGGTAA
- a CDS encoding OmpA family protein — MSIMRTALPLVLLTGVLTGCAGLQKTDWPTCAAVGGVTGAAIGATESSAYAGYGALLIGGMAGAYCWVHGDGDEDGDGVPDSRDKCPGTPKGVQVDADGCPPAPPAAVVEDVVAVKEETIVIRDVHFQFDSAKLTAADKTKLDTIATRLKQEAPSAQLRVSGHTDSVGAEAYNQKLSQKRAHSVTEYLIGAGVPRSNFVSVTGAGESHPVADNKTADGRALNRRTEIQINR; from the coding sequence ATGAGCATCATGCGGACAGCTCTACCCTTGGTTCTGCTAACCGGAGTATTGACAGGTTGCGCAGGTTTGCAAAAAACCGACTGGCCTACCTGTGCCGCTGTCGGCGGTGTGACCGGTGCGGCGATCGGCGCAACGGAAAGCTCAGCCTACGCGGGCTATGGCGCGCTGTTGATCGGCGGTATGGCCGGCGCCTATTGCTGGGTACATGGCGACGGCGATGAGGACGGCGACGGTGTGCCGGACAGCCGCGACAAATGCCCAGGTACGCCCAAAGGCGTACAGGTGGATGCCGATGGTTGCCCTCCTGCGCCCCCGGCGGCGGTGGTTGAGGACGTCGTGGCGGTCAAGGAAGAAACCATCGTGATTCGCGATGTGCACTTCCAGTTCGACTCGGCCAAGTTGACGGCGGCCGACAAAACCAAGCTCGACACCATCGCCACTCGTTTGAAACAGGAAGCGCCCAGCGCCCAACTGCGGGTCAGCGGGCATACCGACAGCGTCGGCGCAGAGGCCTATAACCAGAAACTATCGCAAAAGCGTGCGCATTCGGTCACGGAGTACCTGATCGGTGCCGGCGTGCCGCGCAGCAATTTTGTGTCGGTGACCGGCGCGGGTGAAAGCCATCCGGTGGCCGACAACAAAACCGCTGACGGCCGCGCACTGAACCGTCGCACGGAAATCCAGATCAACCGCTGA
- a CDS encoding SEC-C metal-binding domain-containing protein translates to MTQQPHVHGPDCNHDHDHHDHDHGHVHGPNCGHAHQEPVRNALKDVGRNDPCPCGSEKKFKKCHGA, encoded by the coding sequence ATGACTCAGCAACCCCATGTCCACGGTCCTGACTGCAACCACGATCACGATCACCATGATCACGACCATGGTCATGTCCACGGCCCGAACTGCGGCCACGCCCACCAAGAACCGGTGCGCAACGCCCTGAAGGATGTTGGCCGCAACGATCCTTGCCCATGCGGCAGCGAAAAGAAGTTCAAGAAGTGCCATGGCGCGTAA
- a CDS encoding penicillin acylase family protein — translation MASPALSHFLPRFGVAAAVASALSLAGCQLQSTQDTLPPVTGVQPIKGLAQNVSVRRNAQGMPLIESNTFHDALFSLGYVHASDRITQMVTLRLLAQGRLAEMSGAEVLDIDRFMRAVNLKKSAGELYSASSPRLKRFFEVYARGVNAYLFRYRDKLPPDLAQTGYKPEYWKPEDSALLFCLLNFSESANLREELASLVLAQKVGVDKLAWLTPSAPDEPIPLAEADKLKGVNLSQITGLAGLDTVSQQLGSLNSLAVTTSSNWAIGPQRSRSGKSLLAGDLAAQPQAPSPWNYVQIRAPKYQAVGASIAGLPTLLSGFNGKVAWSMSTVKGDTQDLFLEKVKRQGNALYYENNGKWLPAGVRNETFFIKGQRSIREVVYETRHGALLNSSQALTSGLGLALQTADFKDDKSLDAFFDLSRAQNVAKASDATREIRAIALNMVFADATNIGWQVTGRFPNRREGEGLLPSPGWDTRFDWDGYADAMLHPYDQDPAQGWIGTANQRTAPRGYGMQLSNSWDAPERSERLAQLANAGKHDNRSLIAMQYDQTTTFAAKLKTMFQAPGMALPLKQAIDALPVVEQAKAREALNRLMAFDGRLASTSADAALYELFLQESTRQIFLDELGPENSASWKAFVSNANLSYAAQADHLLGREDSPFWDDVRTATKEDKPAILARSLATAITAGDSQLGADHKAWQWGKLHSTTWKNAAGQIIRGPLASGGDHNTLNPAPYSWGQDFNTTQVPALRMIVDFGQAEPMMGQGGIGQSGNPASPNYANGIDPSLKAQYLSFPMQPQNFEKVYGKARLTLTQGK, via the coding sequence ATGGCCTCGCCAGCCCTCTCACATTTTCTTCCCCGGTTCGGCGTAGCCGCGGCAGTGGCCAGTGCTTTAAGCCTGGCCGGTTGCCAGCTCCAGAGCACCCAGGACACCCTGCCGCCGGTTACCGGCGTGCAGCCGATCAAAGGTCTGGCACAGAATGTGTCGGTGCGCCGCAATGCCCAGGGCATGCCGCTGATCGAAAGCAACACCTTCCACGACGCGCTGTTCAGCCTCGGTTATGTGCACGCCAGTGACCGCATCACCCAAATGGTCACCTTGCGCCTGCTGGCCCAGGGCCGTCTGGCGGAAATGTCCGGGGCCGAGGTGCTGGATATCGACCGCTTCATGCGGGCGGTCAACCTGAAAAAAAGCGCCGGCGAGCTGTACAGCGCCTCTTCGCCGCGCCTCAAGCGCTTCTTCGAAGTGTATGCCCGAGGCGTCAACGCCTACCTGTTCCGCTATCGCGACAAGCTGCCGCCAGACCTGGCCCAGACCGGCTACAAGCCCGAGTACTGGAAGCCGGAAGATTCGGCGCTGTTGTTCTGCCTGCTCAATTTCAGCGAGTCGGCCAACCTGCGCGAAGAGCTGGCCTCCCTGGTGCTGGCGCAAAAAGTCGGGGTCGACAAACTGGCCTGGCTCACCCCCAGCGCACCGGATGAACCGATCCCCCTGGCCGAAGCCGACAAACTCAAAGGCGTGAACCTCAGCCAGATCACCGGCTTGGCCGGGTTGGACACGGTCAGCCAGCAACTGGGCAGCCTCAATTCGCTGGCGGTCACCACCTCGAGCAACTGGGCGATCGGCCCGCAACGCAGCCGTAGCGGCAAAAGCCTGTTGGCCGGCGACCTCGCCGCGCAGCCACAGGCCCCGTCGCCGTGGAACTACGTACAGATCCGCGCACCGAAATACCAGGCCGTCGGCGCCTCGATTGCCGGCCTGCCGACCCTGCTGTCCGGGTTCAACGGCAAAGTGGCGTGGAGCATGAGCACGGTCAAGGGCGACACCCAGGACCTGTTCCTGGAGAAGGTCAAGCGCCAGGGCAACGCGCTGTACTACGAGAACAACGGTAAATGGCTGCCGGCCGGCGTGCGTAACGAAACCTTCTTTATCAAAGGCCAGCGCTCGATTCGCGAAGTGGTGTACGAAACCCGTCATGGCGCCCTGCTCAACAGCAGCCAGGCCCTGACCAGCGGCCTGGGCCTGGCCCTGCAAACCGCCGACTTCAAAGATGACAAGAGCCTGGATGCGTTCTTCGACCTGTCTCGCGCGCAAAACGTCGCCAAGGCTTCGGATGCCACCCGGGAAATCCGCGCCATCGCCTTGAACATGGTGTTTGCCGATGCCACCAATATTGGTTGGCAGGTCACCGGCCGCTTCCCTAACCGCCGCGAAGGTGAAGGCCTGCTGCCCTCCCCTGGTTGGGACACGCGCTTTGACTGGGACGGATACGCCGACGCGATGTTGCACCCCTATGACCAGGACCCGGCCCAGGGCTGGATCGGCACCGCCAACCAGCGCACCGCGCCGCGCGGCTATGGCATGCAATTGTCCAACTCGTGGGACGCGCCGGAGCGCAGCGAGCGCCTGGCGCAACTGGCCAATGCCGGCAAGCATGACAACCGCAGCCTGATCGCCATGCAATACGACCAGACCACCACCTTCGCCGCCAAGCTCAAGACCATGTTCCAGGCACCGGGCATGGCCCTTCCGTTGAAGCAGGCAATCGACGCATTGCCGGTGGTCGAACAGGCCAAGGCACGCGAAGCGTTGAATCGCCTGATGGCGTTCGACGGCCGCCTTGCCTCGACATCCGCCGACGCCGCGCTGTACGAATTGTTCCTGCAGGAAAGCACCCGGCAGATCTTCCTCGACGAACTCGGCCCGGAAAACAGCGCCAGTTGGAAAGCCTTCGTGAGCAACGCCAACCTGTCCTATGCCGCTCAGGCCGACCACCTGCTGGGCCGTGAAGACAGCCCGTTCTGGGATGACGTGCGCACCGCCACCAAAGAAGACAAACCGGCGATCCTCGCCCGCAGCCTGGCCACCGCGATCACCGCCGGCGACAGCCAACTGGGCGCCGATCACAAGGCCTGGCAGTGGGGCAAACTCCACAGCACCACCTGGAAGAATGCCGCCGGCCAGATCATTCGTGGCCCGCTGGCGTCCGGTGGCGACCACAACACCCTGAACCCCGCGCCGTATAGCTGGGGCCAGGACTTCAACACCACCCAAGTGCCGGCGCTGCGCATGATCGTCGACTTCGGCCAGGCGGAACCGATGATGGGCCAGGGCGGCATCGGCCAATCGGGCAACCCGGCCAGCCCCAACTATGCCAACGGCATCGACCCCTCGCTCAAGGCGCAATACCTGAGCTTCCCGATGCAGCCGCAGAACTTTGAGAAGGTGTATGGGAAGGCGCGGTTGACCCTGACACAGGGGAAATAA
- a CDS encoding CopD family protein, whose amino-acid sequence MTAFSLAYTLHVLAALIWVGGMFFAWMILRPAAVAALEGPARLTLWVNVFQRFFVWVWVAVLILPISGVGLLHLRFSGFETAPRYVQVMMGLYLVMTALFIRIQALKLPELKAAVAAQDWPAGATALGQIRKLVGINLSVGLIVVAIASARPMF is encoded by the coding sequence ATGACCGCGTTTAGCCTCGCTTACACCCTGCATGTATTGGCCGCCCTGATCTGGGTCGGCGGTATGTTTTTCGCCTGGATGATCCTGCGCCCCGCCGCTGTGGCGGCACTTGAAGGCCCTGCCCGCCTCACGCTGTGGGTAAATGTGTTTCAACGTTTTTTCGTATGGGTGTGGGTTGCGGTGCTGATTTTACCGATCAGCGGTGTGGGCCTGTTGCACCTGCGCTTCAGCGGGTTTGAAACCGCGCCGCGCTATGTACAGGTGATGATGGGGTTGTATCTGGTGATGACGGCGTTGTTTATCCGCATCCAGGCGTTGAAGCTCCCGGAGCTGAAGGCAGCCGTGGCGGCGCAGGATTGGCCGGCGGGCGCGACTGCGCTGGGGCAGATCCGCAAGTTGGTGGGGATTAATTTGAGTGTGGGCTTGATCGTGGTGGCGATTGCTTCGGCTCGGCCGATGTTCTGA